One Alosa alosa isolate M-15738 ecotype Scorff River chromosome 22, AALO_Geno_1.1, whole genome shotgun sequence DNA segment encodes these proteins:
- the gngt2b gene encoding guanine nucleotide-binding protein G(I)/G(S)/G(O) subunit gamma-T2b has protein sequence MARDMSEKDILKMEIEQLKKEVSTPRSAISASAKETIDWVETQSAEDPLMKGVPEDKNPFKEKGGCTIT, from the exons ATGGCTCGGGATATGTCCGAGAAGGACATCCTGAAAATGGAAATTGAACAATTGAAGAAGGAAGTCAGCACACCCAGATCAGCG aTCTCTGCTTCTGCCAAAGAAACGATCGATTGGGTGGAGACCCAGTCTGCTGAAGACCCCCTCATGAAGGGCGTCCCTGAGGACAAGAACCCGTTCAAGGAGAAGGGTGGCTGCACTATTACATAA